The Spirosoma sp. SC4-14 DNA window AACCAGCAACTTGTTTATAAGGATTCGCTGCATTACGACGATGGTATTGTTGGCTCCCTAAAAGATGGCACTAAAATTCCGCTGAGTGAAGTGGTGATGCTGATGGAAACCGTCAGCGATAATACGGGGAGCCTATGGTGTCAGGCACTGGCCGGTGGCGGAACGGCTATCAATCAATGGCTGGAAACAAACGGATTTCACCAAACCCGCGTCAACTCCCGAACACCTGGCCGCGAGACCAACCGCGCCCGCTATGGCTGGGGGCAAACAACCCCGCATGAATTGGCCGATTTGTTAACCTATATTTGGCAAGGCCGCGCCGTTAGCCCCGACGCCAGCGAAGAAATGTATCGAAATCTGGGGCGCCAGTATTGGGATAATGATGGTTTATCGCAGATTCCTCCCGACATAAAAACGGCCAGCAAAAACGGCGCAGTCAATCAGGCGCGGTCGGAGGTTGTACTGGTTCATGCTCCCCATGGCAACTATGTGTATTGTGTAATGACCAAAAACCAAAAAGACGAAAGCTGGGAACGGACCAATGAAGGCTTTATGCTTTTACGTACGGTATCGGCCATACTATGGCATTATTTTGAGCCTCAATCAAGCTGGAAACCAGCCGAAGGTTATGAAAAATGGTGGTAACCAAAGCGGCCGCTTCCCCTATGGAGAAGCGGCCGTTCGAAACAGTTTAATACAAAAAATTTCAGTTTTTTGATTAGCAATTAATTCATGAACTGCAATTTCAGTTCGTTCAATTTGTTACGAACCGAACTATCAATTTGCTGATCGCCAACCCGCAGGATATAACCACCTATCAGATTTGGATCAATTTTTTCGTCCAGTTCAACCAGTTTACCATCGGTCACCTGCAGCACCATTGCTTTAAATTTCTCGCGAAGAGGTTCCGTAAGTGGCAATGTTGTGATAATTGTTGCGCGCTCAACACCTTTCAGCCGATCGTACTGACTGATAAATGCTTCTGCAATGGCGTCCATGATTGGCTCACGGTTCTTTTGGGTAATGATCTGCAGGAACGACATTGTCAGCGGATTGAACCGTTTTTCAAAAACGGCTTTCAAAACGGCGCTTTTCTTTTCGGTCCGGACAATTGGGTTCTTCAGCATCAACAGCAGCGGACGGCTTTGGTCCACGGTTTGCTTAAACAACCGCATGTCTTTATATAGCGCATCCGTCAGGCCTTTTTCCTGAGCTAAATCCAGAAGCGATTTAGCGTAGCGTGATGCAACAGTAGCAACTGCCATAGTTATCGTCGTAAGCTACCCAACATTCGGCAAAACCGGATGTTGGTCAACTCATTTAGTTTAGTCTTGCGTTAGATACCAGATCGTTAACCAGTTTTTCCTGGGCAGGCTTATCACTGAGCTCTTTGCGAAGCACTTTCTCGGCAATATCGAGCGAGAGCGTAACTACTTCTTTTTTCATCTGAGTTATCAGTGCCTGGCGTTCATTCTGCATAGCTTCGCGGGCTTGCTCCAGCATACGCTGCCCTTCAATAGCAGCTTTATCGCGAGCTTCAGCTACCATTTTATCGGCCGTTTCTTTTGCACCCCGCAAAATGGCTTCGCGCTCCGAACGAGCCTGGACCAGCAGTTTTTCGTTATCTGCCTTCAACGCCGTCATTTCTACCCGGGTTTTTTCGGCCAGATCAAGAGCACTCTGAATGTTATTTTCGCGCTCGTGTAAGCTATCGGTAATAGGCTTCCACGCAAATACACGCAGAATCAGAAACAGGCCGAGGAATACAACTACCTGCCAGAATAATAAACCAAGATCGGGTGTTAGCAAATCCATGGATTTACGACCGCTTCAGCGGCTGGTTATGATGTGATGTATGACTTTATACTGGTTTTATTGATTGCTTCCCCCTCTACAGCCCTATGCTGTTTGGTGGCAGCGTCAGTCAATCTTTTGTTTAAAAACTCCTGCCTGTCGGCAACCCCAAACAGGCAGGAGTTTTCGGGAATTCAGCGAGTAGGGATGCCAGCACCTAATGTAGCCAGCCTACTCAAACTCTGAGGCTGCTGTTGCCAGGCGTTATTAAGCCGTAGCAACCAGCAGACAAATAACAGCTGCGAACAGAGCAACGGCCTCGATCAGAGCCGCGATGATCAGCATGGCAGTTTGGATACGACCAGCCGCTTCTGGCTGACGAGCGATACCTTCCATAGCGCTACCACCAATACGACCAATACCCAGACCAGCACCAATAGCAGCCAGACCAGCGCCAACAGCAGCACCCATAACGGCAACACTACCAGTAGCTTCTAACAGCAGAGCAAACAACATTGCGAACATAAAACTCAACTAGTTTATATAAGTGAAACAAAAGATTGCTTTTTAATCGATAGCCACCAATCAGTGGTTATTCGCTATCGGGTAGGCATCAATGCCAGATGGCTACTTTTAGTGCGCTTCAGCCCCTTCGTAACCAATACCATGATCGGCATCATGATTATCTTCAACCGCGCTGCCGATATACATAGCCGTCAGTAGGGCGAAGATGAACGCCTGAAGAAATGCAACCAACAATTCGATCAGGTTTAAGAACAACGTAAAGAACAAGACAACCGGACTAATGGCAACGCTGGTTGTCATACCTGCCATTGAGTTGGCCATAAAAATCAGGCCCAATAAGCTCAGTATGATGATGTGCCCTGCGGTGATGTTGGCAAATAACCGGACCATGAGCGAAATAGGCTTCATGAATACGCCCACAATCTCAACCGGAATCATGATTGGCAACACAAACCAGGGCACCCCCGTTGGTTTTACGATGTGCATCCAGTAATGTTTGTTACCACTGAATGTAACAATCAGAAAGGTGATAACAGCCAATACCAGCGTTACAGCAATATTTCCGGTCAGGTTAGCGGCTCCCGGTAACAAACCCAGCAGGTTGTTGATCAGGATAAAGAAAAATAATGTCAGCAGATAAGGCAGGTATTTCTCGTAGGCTGGTCCAATGCTCGGTTTGGCAATTTCATCGCGGACAAACAAAATAATTGGTTCGAGCAGCGACTGAATACCTTTAGGAGCCTTACCTCTGTTTTGAGCATATCCCCGACTAACGGCCGGAAAAACCAGCAGCATAATCAGCGCACTCAATAACAGCGAAGCCACATTTTTGGTAATCGAAAAATCATAAACCTTTGCTTCATGATCGACATTTCCGGCTTCATCTACCCGATGAATCTTACCGTGCTCCTGCTTATATCCCTTGTGTACTTTCTCATCGGCCAGGTTCGACGAGGAAAAAACCTCAAGGCCGCGATCCTGCGAATACAGAATAACGGGCAAATGCAGGGTAACACCGTGGGCAAATTCCCAACCATGTTCGTCTTTGATGTGGTGCATAATCATTTCGCCCACATTGAACCCTTCTTTCTCGCCGTGTTTGCCGGGCACTTCGCCTTCGTGCCCTTCTTCTTGGGCATGAACAAAGGCTAATGGGCTCATAACAAGAGCTATAGCCAGTAAAAATCTTTTAAACAAAGAACTCATCATATGATGTGACAGATCGTTTTTACGAATCGCGTCGCAAGTTACGAGTAAGGGGCCAAATCTCAAAGCCTGTATAAAATATATATAGTACAAGAAAGTCAAAAATGAACGTACGGCGTTGCTCAATATGCTGAAACAAAAAAAAGCCAACGAAGATCAGACCTAGTATGAGCCGGGCTACGGTTGCGGCCAGGTAGAGAGGAACAAATCGTTCGCGATTGCCTTGTAAACCAGTCTCCACCAATCGGTGAGTCAGGAAAGAAACACTCAGAAAGAAAATCAGCAGAATTTTCCAGTAGGGATGTAACCAGGGGGAAACAAAATATCGTTCGGCTACGAAAAATACAATTGCCAGAATGGATGTAACAAGGATAGTGCGAAGCATGAATACTGTGGTGGGGTGTGGCGGAAAGAGCGGCAGA harbors:
- a CDS encoding serine hydrolase — translated: MRLIVFCLLFSTIWASADAQSTNHKKRPRSLAPLEQQLRSVIAGFRGDVGIYVHDLRTNQRVAINADTLFPTASTIKIPIQCGLFDKIHKGELTYNQQLVYKDSLHYDDGIVGSLKDGTKIPLSEVVMLMETVSDNTGSLWCQALAGGGTAINQWLETNGFHQTRVNSRTPGRETNRARYGWGQTTPHELADLLTYIWQGRAVSPDASEEMYRNLGRQYWDNDGLSQIPPDIKTASKNGAVNQARSEVVLVHAPHGNYVYCVMTKNQKDESWERTNEGFMLLRTVSAILWHYFEPQSSWKPAEGYEKWW
- the atpH gene encoding ATP synthase F1 subunit delta; this encodes MAVATVASRYAKSLLDLAQEKGLTDALYKDMRLFKQTVDQSRPLLLMLKNPIVRTEKKSAVLKAVFEKRFNPLTMSFLQIITQKNREPIMDAIAEAFISQYDRLKGVERATIITTLPLTEPLREKFKAMVLQVTDGKLVELDEKIDPNLIGGYILRVGDQQIDSSVRNKLNELKLQFMN
- the atpF gene encoding F0F1 ATP synthase subunit B, giving the protein MDLLTPDLGLLFWQVVVFLGLFLILRVFAWKPITDSLHERENNIQSALDLAEKTRVEMTALKADNEKLLVQARSEREAILRGAKETADKMVAEARDKAAIEGQRMLEQAREAMQNERQALITQMKKEVVTLSLDIAEKVLRKELSDKPAQEKLVNDLVSNARLN
- the atpE gene encoding ATP synthase F0 subunit C is translated as MFAMLFALLLEATGSVAVMGAAVGAGLAAIGAGLGIGRIGGSAMEGIARQPEAAGRIQTAMLIIAALIEAVALFAAVICLLVATA
- the atpB gene encoding F0F1 ATP synthase subunit A, which codes for MMSSLFKRFLLAIALVMSPLAFVHAQEEGHEGEVPGKHGEKEGFNVGEMIMHHIKDEHGWEFAHGVTLHLPVILYSQDRGLEVFSSSNLADEKVHKGYKQEHGKIHRVDEAGNVDHEAKVYDFSITKNVASLLLSALIMLLVFPAVSRGYAQNRGKAPKGIQSLLEPIILFVRDEIAKPSIGPAYEKYLPYLLTLFFFILINNLLGLLPGAANLTGNIAVTLVLAVITFLIVTFSGNKHYWMHIVKPTGVPWFVLPIMIPVEIVGVFMKPISLMVRLFANITAGHIIILSLLGLIFMANSMAGMTTSVAISPVVLFFTLFLNLIELLVAFLQAFIFALLTAMYIGSAVEDNHDADHGIGYEGAEAH